Proteins found in one Lycium ferocissimum isolate CSIRO_LF1 chromosome 6, AGI_CSIRO_Lferr_CH_V1, whole genome shotgun sequence genomic segment:
- the LOC132060564 gene encoding hyoscyamine 6-dioxygenase-like has product MEILISNWSDVESVPKTYIFPPESRPGKLEFPIFNDTPLIDLAHNHPDDTIKQVVRACQEFGFFQVLNHGVCENLMDDTMNMYKEFFKLPGEYKTKFYSNDIHKSCRIYSSTLSYDTEELHYWRDNLTHRCHPLEEYIQFWPDKPTKYREVVGEYSIATRKLLYKILDMICKGLGLNSGYFEGELSKTHMLSVNHHIPCPDPSLTLGMPVHSDPNLITLLHQCDVPGLQILQDGQWIGVHPDPHAIIVIPGLQLKVISNDRFITPVHRVVTHPKEARTTIGVFLSPSPESLIKPATALVHNEPVFRAFTYLEFFKAFTAGAKCDAQLALNHFRNKP; this is encoded by the exons ATGGAAATCTTGATTTCAAATTGGTCAGATGTTGAATCTGTGCCAAAAACATATATTTTCCCACCCGAAAGTAGACCAGGCAAGCTTGAATTTCCTATTTTCAATGACACACCACTCATAGACTTGGCCCATAATCATCCAGATGATACAATAAAGCAAGTTGTTAGAGCATGCCAAGAATTTGGGTTCTTTCAG GTGTTAAACCATGGAGTATGTGAAAATCTAATGGATGATACAATGAATATGTACAAGGAGTTCTTCAAATTGCCAGGTGAATACAAGACAAAATTTTACTCAAATGACATCCACAAAAGCTGCAGGATTTATTCTAGCACTTTATCATATGATACTGAAGAGTTACACTACTGGAGAGATAATCTTACTCATCGTTGCCATCCTTTAGAGGAGTACATTCAGTTTTGGCCTGATAAGCCTACCAAATATCG AGAAGTGGTGGGTGAGTATTCAATAGCAACAAGGAAGCTACTTTACAAGATTTTGGATATGATATGTAAAGGATTAGGACTAAATTCAGGGTACTTTGAAGGGGAATTGAGTAAAACTCATATGCTATCTGTTAATCATCATATCCCATGCCCAGATCCAAGTTTAACACTTGGAATGCCAGTACATTCTgatccaaatctcataacattGCTTCACCAATGTGATGTCCCTGGACTTCAGATACTTCAGGATGGTCAGTGGATAGGTGTTCACCCTGATCCTCATGCTATAATTGTTATTCCTGGTCTACAATTGAAG GTAATAAGCAATGACAGGTTCATAACTCCGGTTCATCGCGTGGTGACACACCCGAAAGAGGCTCGAACCACAATTGGTGTGTTTCTCAGTCCATCACCCGAGTCTTTAATAAAACCGGCCACTGCTTTGGTTCACAATGAACCGGTGTTCAGAGCCTTTACTTATCTAGAATTCTTTAAAGCATTTACTGCTGGGGCTAAATGTGATGCTCAACTTGCACTCAACCATTTTAGGAACAAACCTTAG